Proteins encoded by one window of Corythoichthys intestinalis isolate RoL2023-P3 chromosome 20, ASM3026506v1, whole genome shotgun sequence:
- the nom1 gene encoding nucleolar MIF4G domain-containing protein 1: protein MKRKWKPRGSDKKKKSAGVLQKYMVAVGDFVKSKSGEGEAENDAGFRSVKRKSRKEMRKEKRKLKKARMKSHYQGKQTNNLAIGGDTQTVTALKQKNKMSKTNAKQPENQKIAQKKTSKLQELKKKKLLEVNKQDDIQKVPKTNDKSKVAPNKTNKLQESRKKALLEANEQEDREIKKLERYLKLNKRKNKKSLPQSFVADGLDYILGALDADTLATGMYDSDDNMDVAKDNFEQLNEDNSDQDEEDLMSEGEDVNDEGEEEGEEDADVEEDADEEEDPSEEEDAVDEELEDKTDNDEEAEEASESSSINAPSATGKYVPPQMRDAGGDQRKAELEKLKKNVKGLVNRLSEPNMSSISSQLEALYMSHSRKDMNETLTEVLLAACVTPALMPDRLLMEHILLVSILHHAVGLEVGAHFLETVVRQFDDTYKQPSEGKECDNLVAIVAHLYNFQVVHSLLIFDILQRLVAAFTEKDIELVLFVLRNVGFSLRKDDALALKELITEAQRKAADVGKKFQDQTRVRFMLETMLALKNNDMRKIPGYDPEPVEKLKKLQRTLIQRSTAGSDMKLRVSLENLLSADQVGRWWIVGSSWSGAPMISNQESKGVGEGQFQFTTKVLELARKQRMNTEVRRNIFCVIMTSEDYIDAFDKLLRMGLKDKQEREIVHVLMDCCLQEKTFNSFYAVLGEKFCAHDRRFQMTFQFTLWDKFRELSNLPARSFNNVCQLVTRFLQNKCLSLSLLKAIEFGELDKPTVRFLRQVLTRLLTDTEPEDLVSIFARISGIPQLAMLREGLKLFISHFLLKNAGPQDDVLKERACIATKAMDSKEARVKL, encoded by the exons ATGAAACGCAAATGGAAGCCGCGGGGCAGCgacaaaaagaagaaaagcGCTGGTGTGTTGCAGAAATACATGGTGGCGGTAGGAGATTTTGTCAAAAGCAAAAGCGGCGAAGGAGAAGCAGAAAATGACGCCGGTTTCAGGTCAGTCAAACGGAAAAGTAGAAAGGAGATGCGCAAAGAGAAACGAAAGCTGAAGAAAGCCAGGATGAAAAGTCACTACCAAGGTAAACAGACTAATAACCTGGCAATTGGTGGTGATACACAGACAGTAACCGCCCTTAAGCAGAAGAATAAAATGTCTAAAACAAATGCAAAGCAACCGGAAAATCAAAAAATAGCACAAAAGAAAACCAGCAAGCTTCAAGAGCTGAAGAAAAAGAAGCTTTTGGAGGTGAACAAACAGGACGACATCCAAAAAGTGCCCAAAACAAATGATAAATCCAAAGTGGCCCCCAATAAAACGAACAAGCTTCAAGAGTCAAGGAAGAAGGCGCTTTTGGAGGCAAATGAACAGGAGGACCGAGAAATTAAAAAACTAGAGCGCTACTTGAAATTaaacaaaaggaaaaacaagAAAAGCCTGCCTCAATCATTTGTGGCTGATGGGCTGGACTACATCCTGGGTGCTCTCGATGCGGACACTTTGGCCACAGGGATGTATGACAGTGATGACAACATGGACGTTGCCAAGGACAACTTTGAACAACTTAATGAGGACAACTCGGATCAGGATGAAGAGGACTTGATGAGTGAAGGAGAAGATGTGAATGATGAGGGAgaagaagaaggagaggaggatGCTGATGTGGAGGAGGATGCTGATGAGGAGGAGGATCCAAGTGAGGAAGAGGACGCAGTGGACGAGGAACTGGAGGACAAAACTGACAATGACGAGGAAGCAGAAGAGGCTTCTGAATCCAGTTCAATCAAT GCTCCATCGGCAACAGGCAAATACGTGCCACCTCAAATGCGTGACGCTGGAGGTGACCAACGCAAAGCTGAGCTGGAAAAACTGAAGAAGAATGTGAAAGGACTCGTCAACAG GCTCAGTGAGCCCAACATGTCGTCTATAAGCAGCCAGCTTGAGGCGCTCTACATGAGCCACAGCAGGAAAGACATGAACGAGACTTTGACAGAGGTGCTGCTGGCAGCTTGCGTCACGCCAGCACTGATGCCTGACCGCTTGTTGATGGAACACATCCTCCTGGTCAGCATCCTTCATCACGCTGTGGGCTTGGAG GTGGGAGCCCATTTTCTGGAGACGGTCGTACGCCAATTCGACGACACGTACAAGCAGCCGAGTGAAGGCAAAGAGTGCGACAACCTTGTCGCCATCGTTGCACACCTATACAACTTCCAAGTGGTGCACTCGCTACTCATCTTTGACATCCTACAGCGCCTCGTGGCGGCGTTCACCGAGAAGGATATCGAGCTAGTGCTGTTTGTACTTCGTAATGTTGGCTTCTCATTGAGGAAGGACGACGCCTTGGCGCTGAAGGAGCTCATTACTGAAGCGCAGCGCAAGGCAGCTGATGTTGGGAAGAAGTTTCAGGATCAAACTAGA GTTCGTTTCATGTTGGAAACAATGCTGGCGTTGAAAAACAACGACATGCGCAAGATTCCAGGCTATGATCCCGAGCCTGTGGAGAAGTTGAAAAAGCTGCAGAGGACTCTG ATCCAACGCAGCACGGCAGGCAGCGACATGAAACTGCGAGTGTCTCTGGAAAACTTGCTGTCGGCCGACCAGGTGGGGCGCTGGTGGATCGTGGGTTCATCGTGGAGTGGAGCGCCTATGATCAGCAACCAAGAGAGCAAAGGTGTTGGTGAAGGACAG TTTCAATTTACCACCAAAGTCCTGGAACTGGCCCGAAAGCAGCGGATGAACACGGAGGTCCGTAGGAACATCTTCTGTGTAATCATGACCAGCGAGGACTACATTGATGCGTTTGACAAGCTGCTGAG GATGGGGTTGAAAGACAAGCAGGAGCGGGAGATTGTCCACGTGTTGATGGACTGCTGCCTGCAGGAGAAAACCTTCAACAGCTTCTACGCCGTGCTGGGAGAGAAGTTCTGCGCTCATGATCGCCGCTTCCAG ATGACCTTCCAGTTCACCCTGTGGGATAAATTCCGTGAGCTTTCCAACCTTCCCGCCAGGTCTTTTAACAATGTGTGCCAGCTGGTGACACGATTCCTTCAGAACAAGTGTCTCTCATTGTCACTACTCAAA GCAATAGAGTTCGGCGAGCTTGACAAGCCCACAGTGCGTTTCCTGCGTCAAGTCCTCACTCGGCTGCTCACAGACACGGAGCCTGAAGATCTCGTCAGCATATTTGCAAG GATTTCTGGAATTCCCCAGTTGGCAATGCTGCGCGAGGGCCTGAAGCTTTTCATCAGCCATTTCTTGCTGAAAAACGCCGGGCCGCAGGACGACGTGCTGAAGGAGCGCGCCTGTATTGCAACCAAGGCGATGGACTCCAAAGAAGCTAGAGTCAAACTGTAA